The following are from one region of the Azospirillum thermophilum genome:
- a CDS encoding recombinase family protein has product MLLGYARVSTADQNLEAQRTALMEAGVDPARIYTDTMSGAKAERPGLAEMMRSLRPGDVVVIVRLDRLGRSLLDLLDLVRRIERAGAGLRSLAETLDTTTPTGRLLFHLFAALAEFERGLIRERTMAGLAAARARGAKPGRKPVLSPDRLALAKLLWSNPAVPISQICSEFRVSRRTLYRELGPRTGQD; this is encoded by the coding sequence ATGCTGTTAGGCTACGCGCGCGTATCGACGGCCGATCAGAACCTTGAGGCGCAACGCACGGCGCTGATGGAGGCGGGGGTGGACCCGGCCCGCATCTACACCGACACGATGAGCGGGGCGAAGGCCGAGCGGCCGGGACTGGCCGAGATGATGCGGTCGCTGCGGCCCGGCGATGTGGTGGTGATCGTCCGGCTCGACCGGCTGGGGCGGTCGCTGCTGGACCTGCTGGACTTGGTGCGCCGGATCGAGCGGGCCGGCGCCGGCCTGCGGAGTCTGGCGGAGACTCTGGACACCACCACGCCGACCGGCCGACTGCTGTTCCACCTGTTCGCCGCTCTGGCCGAGTTCGAGCGGGGGCTGATCCGAGAGCGCACCATGGCCGGGCTGGCGGCCGCGCGGGCACGGGGCGCCAAGCCGGGACGCAAGCCGGTCCTGTCCCCCGACCGGCTGGCGCTCGCCAAGCTGCTGTGGTCCAACCCGGCGGTGCCGATCAGCCAGATTTGCAGTGAGTTTCGGGTGTCCCGCCGCACGCTCTATAGGGAGCTGGGGCCGCGCACGGGGCAGGACTGA
- a CDS encoding IS256 family transposase: protein MTEDRIALHELIGKSADADFLREMVGFAAQRLMELEVEALTGAGYGERSDERLTKRNGYRERTWETRAGAIDLRIPKLRRGSYFPAFLEPRRTAEKALIAVIQEAYVQGISTRNVDELVKAMGMTGISKSQVSRLCEEIDDRVQAFLTRPLEGDWPFVWLDATYVKVRQDGRIVSLAAILAIGVNTDGRREVLGLGLGLSEAETFWSDFLRSLTRRGLRGVKLVIADAHLGLKAAASKVLGATLQRCRVHCMRNLLSCVGKAHQTMVAATIRTAFAQETAEAAHEQWRRVADSLRPRFSKLAALMDEAEFDVLAYMAYPKDLRTKLHSTNPLERLNGEIKRRTNVVGIFPGEGAVTRLVGALLLEQHDEWAVCRRYMTMESLTELCHPPTADPLSIAAE from the coding sequence ATGACCGAGGACAGGATCGCTCTTCACGAGCTGATTGGGAAGAGCGCCGACGCCGACTTCCTGCGCGAGATGGTCGGCTTCGCCGCTCAGCGCCTGATGGAACTGGAAGTCGAGGCGTTGACCGGCGCCGGCTACGGTGAGCGCTCGGACGAGCGGCTGACCAAGCGCAACGGATATCGGGAGCGGACCTGGGAGACACGCGCCGGCGCCATCGACCTGCGCATCCCCAAGCTGCGGCGCGGCTCCTACTTCCCAGCCTTTCTGGAGCCGCGGCGCACGGCGGAGAAGGCGCTGATCGCGGTGATCCAGGAGGCCTACGTGCAGGGCATCTCGACGCGCAACGTCGATGAGCTGGTCAAGGCAATGGGCATGACTGGCATCTCCAAGTCCCAGGTCAGCCGCTTGTGTGAAGAGATCGACGACCGCGTGCAGGCCTTCCTGACCCGCCCGCTGGAGGGCGACTGGCCGTTCGTGTGGCTGGACGCGACCTACGTGAAGGTGCGCCAGGACGGCCGCATCGTCTCGCTCGCCGCCATACTGGCGATCGGCGTCAACACTGACGGCCGACGCGAGGTGTTGGGGCTCGGCCTCGGGCTGTCGGAGGCGGAGACCTTCTGGAGCGACTTCCTGCGCTCGCTCACCCGCCGGGGGCTGCGGGGCGTGAAGCTGGTGATCGCCGACGCGCATCTCGGGCTGAAGGCCGCCGCCTCCAAGGTGCTGGGCGCGACACTCCAGCGGTGCCGCGTTCATTGCATGCGGAATCTCCTCTCCTGCGTGGGCAAGGCGCACCAGACGATGGTCGCCGCCACCATCCGCACCGCGTTTGCCCAGGAGACCGCCGAGGCGGCGCACGAGCAGTGGCGCCGGGTTGCCGACAGCCTGCGGCCGCGGTTCTCCAAGCTGGCGGCGCTGATGGACGAGGCGGAGTTCGACGTGCTGGCCTACATGGCCTACCCCAAGGACCTGCGCACCAAGCTGCACTCCACGAATCCGCTGGAACGCCTGAACGGCGAGATCAAACGGCGCACCAACGTCGTCGGCATCTTCCCCGGGGAAGGAGCGGTCACCCGCTTGGTCGGTGCCTTGCTGCTGGAGCAACACGACGAGTGGGCGGTGTGCCGGCGCTACATGACCATGGAAAGCCTGACCGAGCTGTGCCACCCTCCCACCGCTGACCCGCTGTCCATCGCAGCGGAGTAG
- a CDS encoding methyl-accepting chemotaxis protein, with the protein MQIKSLQVKIASLSGLCVAGTIAVLVGFGIASTNATNEFVGQNVSDILEKKTKEAIQNLASTQAGLIRSEFETALNAARTMAHSFATMIDPKNPGAVPVDQRREALNGMLLNVLKNNELFNGTYTAWEPDALDGRDEQFRNKRETGTDGTGRFIPYWNRDQNGRIAMQPLVEYDSRDLHPNGVMKGGWYIGPKENGKESVLDPLPYIVQGKQVFLATLSVPIKLDGKFYGVAGADFNLDFVQKLTTQVSKSIFDGRNEVVIVSNMGLIVAHSTKPELIGQSLSKINSGWEQDLAVVRSGQPKVEIEPSSKMLRTFAPIQLGHTGKPWAVLIQVPQSVVLADSVTLDAALNDRANSSVLWQVAIALLVAVAAVGVMWVMAGGVARPIRACVGFAEGIAAGRFDQTLEVKQVDEVGLLADALRKMLADLVRMNAQRTEDQKRAEEERRTAMLQLADDLEARVMSVVEGVDGAARAMSTTAQSMTSTAHQTSQQATVVASASEEANVNVQTVAAATEELSGSIREIGQQVNRSADIAREAVSAAQQANGQVMGLNEAAMKIGTVVQLIQSIAAQTNLLALNATIEAARAGEAGKGFAVVAGEVKNLANQTAKATEEIAGQVNDMQRVTNETTTVIKGVGSIIGQINDIATAIAAAVEEQNAATLEIARNVQQAASGTQQVTSNIDGVRQAASEASESAGQVLTVSGQLADESTRLRDVVTSFLSKVRAA; encoded by the coding sequence ATGCAGATCAAATCGCTACAGGTGAAAATTGCGTCCCTTTCGGGACTTTGCGTCGCGGGCACGATCGCCGTCTTGGTAGGGTTCGGTATTGCCTCGACCAATGCGACGAACGAGTTCGTTGGGCAAAACGTCTCCGACATTCTGGAGAAGAAGACGAAGGAAGCCATTCAGAACCTGGCTTCCACCCAGGCGGGCCTGATCCGCTCGGAGTTCGAAACGGCGCTCAACGCCGCCCGGACCATGGCGCACAGCTTCGCGACCATGATCGATCCCAAGAACCCCGGGGCCGTTCCGGTGGATCAGCGCCGCGAGGCGCTGAACGGGATGCTGCTGAACGTGCTGAAGAACAACGAACTGTTCAACGGTACCTATACCGCCTGGGAGCCCGATGCGCTCGATGGGCGGGATGAGCAGTTCCGCAACAAGCGTGAGACCGGCACCGACGGCACCGGCCGCTTCATTCCCTACTGGAACCGCGACCAGAATGGCCGCATCGCCATGCAGCCGCTCGTCGAGTACGACAGCCGCGACCTGCACCCCAACGGCGTCATGAAGGGCGGCTGGTACATCGGTCCCAAGGAAAACGGCAAGGAAAGCGTGCTCGACCCGCTGCCCTACATCGTGCAGGGCAAGCAGGTCTTCCTCGCCACCCTCTCCGTACCGATCAAGTTGGACGGCAAGTTCTACGGCGTGGCCGGCGCCGACTTCAACCTGGACTTCGTCCAGAAGCTGACGACCCAGGTCAGCAAGTCGATCTTCGATGGCCGCAACGAAGTGGTGATCGTGTCCAACATGGGCCTGATCGTCGCGCACAGCACGAAGCCGGAACTGATCGGCCAATCCCTGTCGAAGATCAACAGCGGCTGGGAGCAGGATCTGGCCGTCGTCCGCTCCGGCCAGCCGAAGGTGGAGATCGAGCCAAGCTCGAAGATGCTGCGGACCTTCGCCCCGATCCAACTCGGCCATACCGGCAAGCCGTGGGCGGTGCTGATCCAGGTTCCGCAGAGTGTGGTTCTGGCCGACAGCGTCACGCTCGACGCCGCGCTGAACGACCGGGCGAACTCGAGCGTGCTGTGGCAGGTCGCCATCGCCCTGCTGGTGGCGGTCGCCGCGGTCGGCGTGATGTGGGTGATGGCCGGCGGCGTCGCCCGCCCGATCCGCGCCTGCGTCGGCTTCGCCGAGGGAATCGCCGCCGGCCGCTTCGACCAGACGCTGGAGGTCAAGCAGGTGGACGAGGTGGGGCTTCTGGCCGATGCGCTGCGCAAGATGCTGGCCGACCTCGTGCGGATGAACGCGCAGCGGACCGAGGACCAGAAGCGGGCGGAGGAGGAGCGGCGGACCGCCATGCTGCAACTCGCCGACGACCTGGAGGCCCGCGTGATGAGCGTCGTGGAGGGGGTGGACGGTGCCGCCCGCGCCATGAGCACGACGGCCCAGAGCATGACCAGCACCGCGCACCAGACCAGCCAGCAGGCCACCGTCGTCGCGTCGGCGTCGGAAGAGGCCAACGTGAACGTCCAGACCGTCGCCGCCGCGACCGAGGAGCTGTCCGGATCGATCCGCGAGATCGGTCAGCAGGTCAACCGGTCCGCCGACATCGCCCGCGAGGCCGTCAGCGCGGCGCAGCAGGCGAACGGACAGGTGATGGGCCTGAACGAGGCCGCGATGAAGATCGGCACGGTCGTGCAGCTCATCCAGTCGATCGCCGCCCAGACCAACCTGCTGGCGCTGAACGCCACGATCGAGGCGGCCCGCGCCGGCGAGGCGGGCAAGGGCTTCGCCGTGGTCGCCGGCGAGGTCAAGAACCTCGCCAACCAGACCGCCAAGGCCACCGAGGAGATCGCCGGCCAGGTCAACGACATGCAGCGCGTGACCAACGAGACGACGACGGTGATCAAGGGGGTCGGCAGCATCATCGGCCAGATCAACGACATCGCCACCGCCATTGCCGCTGCGGTGGAGGAACAGAACGCCGCGACGCTGGAGATCGCCCGCAATGTCCAGCAGGCGGCCAGCGGCACGCAGCAGGTTACGTCGAACATCGACGGTGTCCGTCAGGCCGCATCGGAAGCCAGCGAGTCCGCCGGGCAGGTGCTGACCGTCTCCGGCCAGCTCGCCGACGAATCGACCCGGCTGCGCGACGTGGTGACGAGCTTCCTATCGAAGGTTCGCGCCGCCTGA